A DNA window from Pseudoalteromonas spongiae UST010723-006 contains the following coding sequences:
- a CDS encoding LamG domain-containing protein — protein MRIFLSLLLMALLSGCGSDSEVKEQPKPPIDDSGEFVYSGPAAETADIQQFKIAVWDNLVGNDKCGACHNEQGQSPQFARRDDINLAYGAINGFINLTSPKDSLLVTKVAGGHNCWQQSDSVCADILTTWISEWAQTDNTATTIDFDDPILKVPGSSKSFPASSALFSTYVHPILQQNCANCHSSSASFPVAPYFAEPNADAAYQVAQAKIDLNQPELSRFVLRLGSEFHNCWSDCESDAALMQEAITQMADAIPTNQVDDALVLSKALKLTEGIVANNGNRFEQHIIAKWEFKSGQGFTAYDTSGVEPAANLTINGDVSWVGGWGIKLNGGRAQASTSASAKLHKMLTATGEFSLEAWLVPDNVTQEGPARIISYSGGDDRRNFTLGQTLYNYNFLLRDNTTSSNGDPMLSTPNNDEVLQATLQHVVLTFDPVNGKRIYVNGNLISQQEDNQGVLSNWDASFALVVGSETSSNFKWRGQVRMMALHNRAITPEQIAQNYDVGVGEKFFLLFSVSELIDLPRSYIIAEVSQFDSYSYLFKEPFFLSLDSNVSPQAIALEGIRIGINGKESPLGQSFANLKTTLGSNYSSQTGQPLSRLGSLIPLEQGPNNDEFFLSFDVLGEHQFVRVPGELPPFPIEFPAELSSDIGIKAFSEINFSMAQMTGISTKLAEIAQTYEQLKQQLPTVNTLDGFVAANQMAISQLAIKYCSAFIEDPALRSNAFADFDFNTTPDVAFTPERTLQFSSGLSHYLLGQELASAPQYDSMQQELNALIQRLNRCPQDCDAARTLIIAKASCSAIVGSAATIIK, from the coding sequence ATGCGCATTTTTTTATCGCTTTTGCTAATGGCATTACTGAGTGGCTGTGGCTCAGATTCTGAAGTAAAAGAACAACCAAAACCCCCGATTGATGATTCGGGAGAATTTGTTTACTCAGGCCCTGCCGCAGAAACCGCAGACATACAACAGTTTAAAATAGCTGTTTGGGATAACCTTGTTGGTAATGATAAATGTGGTGCGTGCCATAATGAACAAGGTCAATCCCCGCAATTTGCAAGACGCGACGATATAAACCTTGCCTATGGCGCAATTAATGGGTTCATCAATTTAACCTCACCAAAAGACTCATTGTTAGTAACAAAAGTGGCGGGCGGTCATAACTGTTGGCAACAAAGCGATAGCGTGTGCGCCGATATCCTTACGACTTGGATAAGCGAATGGGCGCAAACAGATAACACTGCGACCACCATCGACTTTGACGACCCAATTCTTAAAGTCCCCGGTAGCAGTAAAAGCTTTCCTGCATCAAGTGCATTATTTTCCACGTATGTTCACCCGATTTTGCAACAAAACTGTGCAAACTGTCATAGTAGCAGTGCGTCATTTCCTGTAGCGCCCTACTTTGCTGAACCCAATGCAGACGCTGCTTATCAAGTTGCACAAGCAAAAATAGATTTAAACCAACCTGAATTATCACGTTTTGTACTGCGTTTAGGCAGCGAATTTCATAACTGCTGGTCCGATTGCGAAAGCGATGCAGCCCTTATGCAAGAAGCCATTACGCAAATGGCCGATGCAATTCCAACGAACCAAGTTGATGATGCATTAGTGCTCAGCAAAGCATTAAAACTCACCGAAGGCATTGTTGCTAACAATGGTAACCGTTTTGAGCAACACATTATTGCAAAGTGGGAATTTAAATCAGGCCAAGGGTTTACTGCCTACGACACCAGTGGCGTTGAGCCAGCTGCTAACTTAACCATTAATGGCGATGTCTCTTGGGTTGGTGGTTGGGGCATTAAGCTCAATGGAGGCCGCGCGCAAGCATCAACTAGCGCGAGCGCGAAACTACACAAAATGCTTACAGCCACAGGTGAATTTAGCCTTGAAGCATGGCTTGTGCCTGACAACGTGACACAAGAAGGCCCTGCACGGATTATTAGTTATTCAGGAGGTGACGATCGTCGTAACTTTACACTCGGCCAAACACTTTATAACTACAACTTTTTATTACGTGATAACACCACCAGCAGTAATGGCGATCCAATGTTATCAACGCCTAATAATGATGAAGTACTGCAAGCTACCTTACAGCATGTGGTACTGACCTTTGATCCGGTCAATGGCAAACGCATTTACGTTAATGGCAACTTGATATCGCAACAAGAAGATAATCAAGGCGTACTGTCTAATTGGGATGCAAGCTTTGCCCTTGTGGTTGGCAGTGAGACCAGCAGTAATTTTAAATGGCGTGGTCAAGTACGCATGATGGCCCTTCACAATCGCGCGATTACACCTGAACAAATTGCTCAAAACTACGATGTAGGTGTCGGTGAAAAGTTCTTTTTATTATTCTCTGTAAGCGAGCTCATAGATTTACCGCGCAGTTACATTATTGCAGAAGTGAGTCAATTCGATAGTTATAGCTACTTGTTTAAAGAACCATTTTTCTTGTCACTTGATAGCAATGTATCACCGCAAGCCATTGCACTTGAAGGCATACGCATTGGTATTAATGGCAAAGAAAGCCCATTAGGGCAAAGCTTTGCCAACCTTAAAACAACCCTAGGCAGTAATTATTCAAGCCAAACTGGGCAGCCGCTTTCACGCTTGGGCAGTTTAATTCCCTTAGAACAAGGCCCCAATAACGATGAGTTCTTTTTGTCGTTTGATGTACTGGGTGAACACCAATTTGTCAGAGTGCCAGGTGAATTACCGCCTTTCCCAATTGAATTTCCAGCAGAGCTCAGCAGCGATATCGGCATAAAAGCATTTTCTGAAATTAACTTTTCAATGGCCCAAATGACGGGGATAAGTACCAAACTTGCTGAAATAGCGCAAACCTATGAACAGTTAAAACAACAGTTACCTACCGTAAATACACTTGATGGTTTTGTTGCAGCTAACCAAATGGCGATTTCACAATTAGCTATTAAGTACTGTAGCGCGTTTATCGAAGATCCGGCTCTGCGTTCAAACGCATTTGCTGATTTCGACTTTAATACAACACCCGATGTGGCATTTACGCCTGAGCGCACTTTGCAATTTAGCTCTGGATTATCACATTATTTGCTTGGCCAAGAACTCGCATCAGCGCCGCAATACGACAGCATGCAACAAGAATTAAACGCACTTATTCAGCGCTTAAATCGCTGCCCTCAAGACTGTGATGCTGCGCGTACTTTAATTATCGCTAAAGCCAGCTGCTCGGCAATCGTTGGCAGCGCAGCAACAATAATTAAGTAA
- a CDS encoding FAD:protein FMN transferase: MRKLLLILLIFPLFCYAEWQSDEKAIMGTSVKITLWHHDKSHGEAAIKAVFDEMERINQLMSPYINSSELYRVNKNAAIQPVKISNELYLLIKQAQLISAQTKGAFDITFASVGFLYNYRERISPSNQVRDTNQALIDYRQVELNDKNQTVHFKQQGMKIDLGGIAKGYAVDNAITILKSQGIDSALVSAGGDTKALGKHGDRPWLLAIQDPRKKGKHAIQLPMENEAISTSGDYERYFIQDGVRHHHIIDPKTGHSAAKVQSVSIIGQQGVMTDALSTSVFVLGVKDGLALINSMPSFEALIIDKDRKLHFSNGLLAH; the protein is encoded by the coding sequence TTGCGAAAGTTACTGCTCATATTACTGATTTTCCCACTTTTTTGTTACGCTGAATGGCAATCCGATGAAAAAGCAATTATGGGCACATCAGTCAAAATAACACTTTGGCATCATGATAAAAGCCATGGTGAAGCCGCCATTAAGGCCGTTTTTGATGAAATGGAACGAATTAATCAGCTAATGAGCCCCTACATAAATAGCAGTGAGCTTTACCGTGTGAATAAAAATGCGGCAATCCAACCAGTTAAAATCAGTAATGAGTTATATCTATTAATCAAACAAGCCCAACTAATTTCAGCACAAACCAAGGGTGCATTCGATATTACCTTTGCCAGTGTCGGCTTTTTATATAATTATCGCGAGCGTATTTCACCTAGTAATCAGGTGCGAGACACCAACCAAGCCTTAATCGATTATCGTCAAGTTGAGCTAAACGACAAAAATCAAACAGTACATTTTAAGCAGCAGGGCATGAAAATTGATTTAGGTGGTATTGCAAAAGGCTACGCTGTTGATAATGCCATTACAATTTTAAAGAGTCAGGGCATCGATTCGGCGTTGGTAAGTGCGGGTGGAGATACCAAAGCACTTGGCAAACACGGAGACAGGCCGTGGTTACTCGCCATTCAAGATCCGCGTAAAAAAGGCAAACACGCCATTCAATTACCGATGGAAAATGAAGCAATTTCTACCTCGGGCGATTACGAACGTTACTTTATTCAAGATGGCGTACGTCACCATCATATTATTGATCCAAAAACTGGCCATTCAGCTGCTAAAGTTCAAAGTGTATCGATTATCGGTCAACAAGGTGTGATGACAGACGCGCTGTCGACCAGCGTTTTTGTGCTGGGTGTAAAGGATGGTTTGGCATTGATAAATTCAATGCCAAGCTTTGAGGCGTTGATTATTGATAAAGACCGCAAGCTGCACTTTTCAAATGGTTTGTTAGCACATTAA
- a CDS encoding HDOD domain-containing protein, whose amino-acid sequence MIEIDSKVLTDLESGFTIPPKPELLQLLQTELNSDSPELNNIANIVAGDVAIAAMVLKVINSPYYGLARTITDIKQAVMFLGLEGITNLVTGFLLEKAFDQDKCCIRLERFWDTASEIAAISTLIGKKLKAIVPTENLHMVGLFHDAGIPAMAMNYANYVDVLEESNRNYHLSLVAREEAAYRTNHAVIGYFLATSWNLPKNICQLILRHHDDAYLDTPTFSQDQLTYATLKMAEDIVHVNRRFVHSPDWPDMQEKVLTVLDLDEEDYQDIKEDAEELFHSLA is encoded by the coding sequence ATGATCGAAATTGATAGTAAGGTTCTTACTGATCTAGAATCTGGCTTTACGATTCCCCCAAAACCTGAATTACTGCAATTACTGCAAACTGAATTAAATAGTGATTCGCCAGAACTTAACAATATTGCCAATATTGTGGCTGGTGATGTAGCCATTGCCGCTATGGTATTAAAGGTTATTAACTCCCCTTATTACGGCCTTGCCAGAACAATAACCGACATTAAACAAGCGGTTATGTTTCTAGGTTTAGAAGGCATAACTAATTTAGTAACAGGCTTTTTACTTGAAAAAGCGTTTGATCAAGACAAATGCTGCATTCGACTAGAACGTTTTTGGGATACCGCAAGCGAAATCGCAGCTATCTCAACCTTGATTGGTAAAAAACTTAAAGCAATAGTGCCAACTGAAAATTTGCATATGGTGGGGTTATTTCACGATGCCGGCATTCCTGCGATGGCGATGAACTACGCTAATTATGTTGATGTACTGGAAGAGTCTAACCGCAATTACCATCTATCTCTTGTTGCACGTGAAGAAGCAGCGTACCGCACAAATCATGCGGTAATCGGTTACTTTTTGGCTACCAGTTGGAACCTTCCAAAAAATATTTGCCAACTTATATTACGTCATCATGACGATGCGTATTTAGACACACCTACTTTTAGCCAAGACCAACTCACCTACGCAACGCTGAAAATGGCTGAAGACATAGTACACGTAAATCGTCGCTTTGTGCATTCACCTGATTGGCCTGATATGCAAGAGAAAGTGTTAACCGTGCTCGACCTTGATGAAGAAGATTACCAAGATATAAAAGAAGATGCGGAAGAGCTTTTTCATAGCTTAGCCTAA
- the iscX gene encoding Fe-S cluster assembly protein IscX yields the protein MQLKWIDSQHIALALLDEHPSVDPREIRFTDLRDWVLALEDFDDDPSHCGERILEAIQMAWIEEYE from the coding sequence ATGCAATTAAAATGGATTGACTCCCAGCACATTGCGCTGGCGCTACTTGATGAACACCCCAGCGTTGACCCACGTGAAATTAGGTTTACCGACTTACGTGATTGGGTGCTTGCGTTAGAAGATTTCGATGACGACCCAAGCCATTGTGGAGAGCGAATATTAGAAGCAATTCAAATGGCTTGGATTGAGGAATATGAATAA
- a CDS encoding S46 family peptidase, giving the protein MRIKAIAAALAFSFAGSAFADEGMWQPHQLPELEDILKSKGLAIDAKSISKLTEFPMNAVISLGGCTASFVSPKGLVVTNHHCAYGSIQYNSTTDNNILENGFLAKKPSEDLPAAPGSRVYVTEEVTDVTANVKKGTETLTGKARYEAIDANRKALVAECEEDKGYRCNVYTFHGGLEYYLIKSLEIKDVRLAYTPAMGVGKYGGDIDNWMWPRHTGDFAFYRAYVGKDGKPAEFSKDNVPFESNSFLSVSAKGVQEGDFVMVTGYPGRTNRYRVSPEVDYVFNTAYPLARKHNSKYVELIEENAPEGSQERIAYESTIAGYNNYIKNYGSMIESFKKGSMYTRKQQFEQDLQAWINSDSERKAKYGNVLADLEALVAESQKHNQRDRMLGYVHRSQMISTARMLYRLAVEKQKPDAERESGYQERDLPRIEARLKSMSRRYAEPVDKAILLHFLELYAALPANERITEVDSALALENGFNKAKHSAMLDDMYANSKLADEKARLWMLDLDLAQLDQSNDPFVKYAKAIFSVMKSIEDQDKELVGKMQAARPALMEAIIAYNKSLDKPVYADANSTLRVTYGTVGGYSPQDGLVATPFTSLEGLLAKNTDVEPFNSPKKQNDLIKQKHYGDYTGGMNTVPVNFLSNVDTTGGNSGSPTLNGNAELVGLLFDGVYESIIGDWDYDANLNRSIHVDSRYMLWVMDKVDNAQNLLDEMKIVR; this is encoded by the coding sequence ATGCGCATTAAAGCGATCGCAGCTGCACTTGCATTTAGTTTTGCAGGCTCAGCATTTGCCGACGAAGGTATGTGGCAACCACATCAATTACCTGAATTAGAAGATATTCTTAAATCAAAAGGTTTAGCAATTGACGCTAAGTCAATCTCAAAGCTTACCGAATTCCCAATGAATGCCGTAATCAGCTTAGGCGGTTGTACAGCATCATTTGTATCGCCAAAAGGTTTGGTAGTTACTAACCACCACTGTGCTTATGGTTCTATTCAGTACAATTCAACTACTGATAACAACATTTTAGAAAATGGCTTTTTAGCAAAAAAACCATCGGAAGATTTACCTGCAGCGCCAGGTTCACGTGTGTATGTTACTGAAGAAGTGACGGATGTAACGGCTAACGTGAAAAAAGGCACTGAAACACTTACTGGCAAAGCGCGCTACGAAGCCATTGATGCAAACCGTAAAGCACTTGTTGCTGAATGTGAAGAAGACAAAGGCTACCGTTGTAATGTTTATACGTTCCACGGTGGATTAGAGTATTACCTAATTAAATCGCTTGAAATTAAAGACGTGCGTTTAGCTTACACGCCAGCAATGGGTGTGGGTAAATACGGCGGTGATATCGATAACTGGATGTGGCCGCGTCACACAGGTGATTTTGCATTCTACCGTGCGTATGTTGGTAAAGATGGCAAACCTGCCGAGTTTTCAAAAGATAACGTACCGTTTGAATCTAACTCATTTTTAAGCGTGAGCGCTAAAGGCGTGCAAGAAGGTGACTTTGTGATGGTGACTGGCTACCCAGGCCGTACTAACCGTTACCGCGTATCACCTGAAGTGGATTATGTTTTTAACACGGCATACCCACTTGCGCGCAAGCATAACTCTAAATACGTTGAGCTAATCGAAGAAAATGCACCTGAAGGTTCGCAAGAGCGTATCGCATACGAAAGCACGATTGCTGGCTACAATAACTACATCAAGAACTATGGCTCAATGATTGAGAGCTTCAAAAAAGGTTCTATGTATACGCGTAAGCAACAATTTGAACAAGATTTACAAGCGTGGATCAACAGCGATAGCGAGCGCAAAGCAAAATACGGTAACGTATTAGCTGATTTAGAAGCGCTTGTTGCAGAGTCGCAAAAGCACAACCAACGCGACCGTATGTTAGGCTATGTTCACCGCTCACAAATGATTTCAACAGCACGTATGTTGTATCGTTTAGCTGTGGAAAAGCAAAAGCCAGACGCAGAGCGCGAAAGTGGTTATCAAGAGCGTGACTTACCGCGTATCGAAGCGCGTCTTAAGAGCATGAGCCGTCGTTATGCCGAGCCAGTTGATAAAGCAATTCTACTTCACTTCTTAGAGCTATATGCTGCATTACCAGCAAATGAGCGTATCACTGAGGTAGATAGCGCTTTGGCACTAGAAAATGGCTTTAATAAAGCTAAGCATTCAGCCATGTTAGATGACATGTATGCAAATTCTAAACTAGCTGATGAAAAAGCCCGTTTATGGATGCTGGACTTAGACCTTGCGCAGCTTGATCAAAGTAACGACCCATTTGTGAAATACGCAAAAGCGATTTTCAGTGTAATGAAGTCAATTGAAGATCAAGATAAAGAGCTTGTAGGTAAAATGCAGGCGGCTCGCCCAGCATTAATGGAAGCGATTATTGCGTACAACAAATCACTTGATAAGCCTGTATACGCAGATGCAAACAGCACATTACGTGTAACTTACGGTACAGTGGGTGGTTACTCACCGCAAGACGGATTAGTTGCAACACCGTTTACTTCACTTGAAGGTCTGCTTGCGAAAAATACCGATGTTGAACCATTTAACTCACCGAAAAAGCAAAACGACTTAATCAAGCAAAAGCATTACGGTGATTACACAGGTGGTATGAACACAGTACCAGTAAACTTCTTGTCAAATGTTGATACAACTGGTGGTAACTCAGGCTCACCAACGCTTAACGGTAACGCAGAACTTGTTGGTTTACTGTTTGACGGTGTTTACGAAAGTATCATTGGTGACTGGGATTACGATGCAAACTTAAATCGTTCAATCCATGTAGATTCACGTTATATGCTTTGGGTTATGGATAAGGTTGATAACGCGCAGAATTTACTAGATGAAATGAAGATTGTGCGTTAA
- a CDS encoding valine--tRNA ligase, which translates to MDKTYNPQDIEQSLYQGWEEKGYFKPSGKGDAYSIMIPPPNVTGSLHMGHAFQDTIMDTLTRFKRMQGNNTLWQVGTDHAGIATQMVVERKLAAEEGKTRHELGRDNFIDRIWQWKNESGGTITKQLRRLGASVDWDRERFTMDEGLSEAVKEVFVRLHKEDLIYRGKRLVNWDPKLHTAISDLEVENKDKQGHMWNLRYPLADGLTTQDGKDYIVVATTRPETMLGDTGVAVNPNDERYQDLIGKEVILPIVNRRIPIVADEHADMEKGTGCVKITPAHDFNDNEVGKRQQLPMINVFNKDAAVLTAGEGYTFDGKPQEIDAPIPERFHGLDRFDARKAIVAEFEELGLLEKIEDHSLTVPYGDRSGVVIEPLLTDQWYVRVAPLAEPAKQAVANGDIKFVPAQYENMYNAWMNDIQDWCISRQLWWGHRIPAWYDAEGNVYVGRSEEEVRSENNIAADVALTQDEDVLDTWFSSALWTFSTQGWPAQTEDLKVFHPSDVLVTGFDIIFFWVARMIMMTMHFIKDEDGKPQVPFKTVYVTGLIRDENGDKMSKSKGNVLDPIDMIDGIDLESLVEKRTGNMMQPQLAAKIEKNTRKTFEKGIEAHGTDALRFTLAAMASTGRDINWDMNRLEGYRNFCNKLWNASRYVLMHTEEKDCGFNGGEMTQSLADRWILGQFQNTVKTFTDHLDNYRFDLAASTIYEFTWNQFCDWYLELTKPVLFKGNEAEQRGTRNTLVTVLEGLLRLMHPLTPYITETIWQRVAPLANINADTIMLQAFPQFDESQVDESAMADLEWVKQFIVAIRNIRGEMDISPNKPLDVLLKNASDEDKRRLEENAKFLASLAKLESTTVLAETDEAPASATALVGGLEVLIPMAGLIDVEAELARISKQLEKAQKGLEQVERKLANEKFVNNAPEAVLAKEKEKLAEYSEAKAKLLEQKAKIESL; encoded by the coding sequence ATGGATAAAACCTATAATCCACAAGATATTGAACAGTCGTTATATCAAGGCTGGGAAGAGAAAGGCTACTTTAAACCGTCAGGTAAAGGTGACGCGTATTCAATTATGATCCCACCGCCAAATGTCACAGGTAGCTTGCACATGGGCCACGCCTTCCAAGATACCATCATGGATACGCTGACACGTTTTAAGCGTATGCAGGGCAATAACACCCTTTGGCAGGTTGGTACTGACCACGCAGGTATCGCAACGCAAATGGTTGTAGAGCGTAAGCTTGCAGCTGAAGAAGGTAAAACACGTCACGAGCTTGGCCGTGATAACTTCATCGACCGTATTTGGCAGTGGAAAAATGAATCTGGCGGTACTATTACCAAGCAGTTACGTCGACTAGGCGCGTCTGTAGATTGGGATCGCGAACGCTTTACGATGGACGAAGGTCTTTCAGAAGCGGTTAAAGAAGTATTTGTTCGTCTTCACAAAGAAGATTTAATTTACCGTGGTAAGCGTCTTGTAAACTGGGATCCAAAGTTACACACGGCAATTTCAGATTTAGAAGTTGAAAACAAAGACAAGCAAGGTCATATGTGGAACCTGCGTTATCCACTGGCTGATGGCCTAACAACGCAAGATGGTAAAGACTACATCGTAGTTGCGACAACGCGTCCTGAAACCATGTTAGGTGACACGGGTGTTGCAGTAAACCCAAATGACGAGCGCTATCAAGACTTGATTGGTAAAGAAGTAATTCTACCAATTGTAAATCGTCGCATTCCAATTGTTGCCGATGAACACGCCGATATGGAAAAAGGCACAGGCTGTGTAAAAATTACTCCTGCGCACGACTTTAACGATAACGAAGTAGGTAAGCGTCAGCAACTACCGATGATCAATGTGTTTAACAAAGACGCTGCGGTATTAACTGCGGGTGAAGGTTATACATTTGATGGCAAGCCGCAAGAAATCGACGCACCAATTCCAGAGCGTTTCCACGGTCTTGACCGCTTTGATGCGCGTAAAGCGATTGTGGCTGAGTTTGAAGAGCTTGGTTTACTAGAGAAAATTGAAGATCACAGCTTAACAGTACCATACGGTGACCGTTCAGGTGTGGTTATTGAGCCACTTCTTACAGACCAATGGTATGTGCGTGTTGCACCACTGGCAGAGCCTGCAAAACAAGCAGTTGCTAACGGCGACATTAAGTTTGTACCAGCGCAATACGAAAACATGTACAACGCGTGGATGAACGACATTCAAGATTGGTGTATTTCGCGTCAGCTTTGGTGGGGACACCGTATTCCAGCATGGTACGATGCTGAGGGTAACGTATATGTTGGTCGCAGCGAAGAAGAAGTACGTAGCGAGAATAACATCGCTGCGGATGTTGCACTTACACAAGATGAAGACGTACTTGATACTTGGTTCTCATCGGCTCTTTGGACCTTCTCTACGCAAGGTTGGCCTGCACAAACTGAAGACTTAAAAGTATTCCACCCATCAGATGTGCTGGTAACGGGTTTTGATATTATCTTCTTCTGGGTTGCACGTATGATCATGATGACCATGCACTTCATCAAAGATGAAGATGGCAAACCACAAGTGCCATTTAAAACGGTTTACGTAACCGGCCTTATCCGCGATGAAAACGGCGATAAGATGTCTAAGTCAAAAGGTAACGTACTTGACCCAATCGATATGATTGATGGCATCGACCTTGAAAGTTTAGTAGAAAAGCGTACCGGTAACATGATGCAGCCACAACTGGCGGCAAAAATTGAGAAAAACACCCGTAAAACGTTTGAAAAAGGCATTGAGGCACACGGTACTGATGCACTGCGCTTTACTCTTGCTGCAATGGCATCAACAGGGCGTGATATCAACTGGGATATGAACCGTCTAGAAGGTTACCGTAACTTCTGTAACAAGCTTTGGAATGCGAGCCGCTACGTATTAATGCACACAGAAGAAAAAGACTGTGGTTTTAATGGCGGCGAGATGACGCAGTCACTTGCAGATCGTTGGATCTTAGGTCAATTCCAAAACACGGTTAAAACATTCACTGATCATTTAGATAACTACCGTTTTGACTTAGCAGCAAGCACCATTTACGAGTTCACTTGGAACCAATTCTGTGACTGGTATCTTGAGCTAACGAAGCCGGTATTGTTTAAAGGTAATGAAGCAGAACAACGCGGCACACGTAACACGCTAGTAACGGTGCTTGAAGGCTTACTGCGCTTAATGCACCCATTAACGCCATATATCACTGAAACAATCTGGCAACGTGTTGCACCTCTTGCAAACATTAACGCCGATACCATTATGCTACAGGCATTCCCTCAGTTTGATGAATCGCAGGTAGATGAATCAGCGATGGCGGATCTTGAGTGGGTTAAGCAGTTTATCGTTGCGATTCGTAACATCCGTGGTGAAATGGACATTAGCCCTAATAAGCCTCTAGACGTACTGCTTAAAAACGCAAGTGATGAAGATAAGCGTCGCCTTGAAGAAAACGCAAAGTTCTTAGCATCACTAGCTAAATTAGAATCTACAACTGTATTAGCTGAGACTGACGAAGCGCCAGCGTCTGCTACCGCGTTAGTCGGTGGCTTAGAAGTGCTTATTCCAATGGCGGGTCTTATCGATGTTGAAGCTGAACTTGCACGTATTAGCAAGCAGCTTGAAAAAGCACAAAAAGGCCTAGAGCAAGTAGAGCGAAAGTTAGCAAACGAAAAGTTTGTTAATAATGCCCCGGAAGCAGTACTTGCTAAAGAGAAAGAAAAGCTTGCTGAATACAGTGAAGCGAAAGCCAAGTTACTAGAGCAAAAGGCTAAAATCGAAAGCCTTTAA
- a CDS encoding DNA polymerase III subunit chi: MNAVFYVLKQLNEPVNSIPAHFDLAARLAADCYRQGKKVFILVDNQEDAHVIDEHLWQFEVDSFVPHNLQGEGPQAGSPVEIGESAPVANRKVIINLAKTVPDFIRRFSEVYDFVPADEQLKGVARERYKVMRQLGAHLSTQEIEI, encoded by the coding sequence ATGAACGCAGTATTTTACGTTCTAAAACAACTAAATGAGCCGGTAAATTCCATTCCGGCTCATTTTGATCTAGCGGCAAGGCTAGCTGCAGATTGTTACCGACAGGGAAAAAAAGTATTTATTCTTGTAGATAATCAAGAGGATGCACATGTAATAGATGAGCACCTGTGGCAATTCGAAGTAGATAGCTTTGTTCCACACAATCTGCAAGGCGAGGGACCACAAGCAGGATCACCTGTTGAAATTGGCGAGTCAGCGCCAGTGGCAAATCGCAAAGTGATAATAAATCTGGCCAAAACGGTGCCCGATTTTATTCGTCGCTTTTCAGAGGTATATGATTTTGTACCTGCTGATGAACAATTAAAAGGCGTAGCGCGTGAACGCTACAAAGTAATGCGTCAACTAGGGGCGCATTTGTCGACACAAGAGATAGAGATTTAG